From a single Anomaloglossus baeobatrachus isolate aAnoBae1 chromosome 4, aAnoBae1.hap1, whole genome shotgun sequence genomic region:
- the ZBED4 gene encoding zinc finger BED domain-containing protein 4 produces MTKEGSVIDTEHNLTMEQMNSIKVEDDDEMVSDVEQVKIKMEADSIKQAESGDEQDDQEQHCADTSHTLSNENEEDYGVLFSQYTTTLYDAAMEAVTQSIITNKNMSNRKKSPAWNHFFISPRDSTKAICMYCMKEFSRGKNEKDLSTSCLMRHVRRAHPRVLASENGNMPSISSYSPPTLVLPLQPPDVVDSNTTPTKTRKLKISPPEKIVEEPLSVLSSDEISSDVSVSEKIVKEEVTVSPSSLPNNSDEAVENVSEKQMSIQKNSSGSRRRSAVWKHFYLSPLDNSKAVCIHCMNEFSRGKNGKDLGTSCLIRHMWRAHRSIVLQENSGGTSLPPPYSVPPTLLPSLLSTDGDVVSISPGKNWKETISVPSSPERVSEDVQYCVPNGELIDCETAVLHSSENIGEASVSSPEKLNDCHKTIVYDSPLFFQQNKKAIKRLKSEVWHHFTLSPTDNLKAVCRYCNCMISRGKKGDLGTSCLMRHLYRRHPEIVLNQKSFDISLANSPYATLASAECSSSKVIELSTAAPHDNPIVFPSNSKKTSKLWNHFSICSADSTKVICMHCGRTISRGKKPTNLGTSCLLRHLQRFHSNVLQNNGVSEALPSADGHMPVNSGLSAATFDETNDKFSDVHPVAKKITSLVAEMIALDLQPYSFVDNVGFNRLLEYLQPQYSLPSPSYFSRMAIPDMYENVKHIIISHLKEAESGVIHFTAGIWMSSQTREYLTLTAHWVTFDSSFKPHSEDYHCSALLHVSQIDCDYNGLSVQKHLEYLWESWITSYGLQIGITVTDNHSIGKTLNESDHSSVECFGHTIDLIVNEAIKSQRMVQNLLSIARKICERVHRSTKAKEKLAELQKEYGLPQHQLIQDVPSKWNTSFHMLERLIEQKRAIDELSIECNFRELISCDQWEVIQSVCHALKPFEAASKEMSMHTATLSQVIPMIHILNRKIEMLFEETMGIDTMLKSLKEAMVCRLSSTLHDPRYIFATLLDPRYKASLFAEEEAEEYKLGLIRELEILNSTSDDTPVVNGCTKHSPPNHKDDNIWSLMANIKRSKNLKEKLPEDIVFAYLEEEVLEHNCDPLTYWNLKKSSWPVLSKLAVRFLGCPPSVIPSEKLFNTSNESGNFNQSRLMMEHFEQLIFLKVNLPLIYFQY; encoded by the coding sequence ATGACAAAGGAGGGCTCGGTAATAGATACTGAACATAATCTCACAATGGAACAAATGAATAGTATAAAAGTTGAAGACGATGATGAAATGGTTAGTGATGTTGAACAAGTGAAGATCAAGATGGAGGCAGATAGCATCAAACAAGCTGAAAGTGGCGATGAACAAGACGACCAAGAACAACATTGTGCAGATACCTCACACACATTATCAAATGAGAATGAGGAAGATTATGGTGTTCTGTTCTCTCAGTATACTACAACCCTCTATGACGCCGCGATGGAGGCCGTTACACAGAGCATAATTACAAACAAAAATATGAGTAACCGAAAAAAATCCCCGGCTTGGAATCATTTCTTTATTTCACCTCGGGACAGCACCAAAGCTATATGCATGTACTGCATGAAAGAGTTCAGCAGGGGCAAGAACGAAAAAGATCTGAGTACCAGCTGTTTGATGCGACATGTAAGAAGAGCACATCCCAGAGTTCTTGCCTCAGAAAATGGAAATATGCCAAGCATATCCTCATACTCTCCTCCTACCTTAGTACTACCTCTGCAGCCTCCCGATGTTGTGGATAGCAATACTACCCCAACAAAAACAAGGAAGCTCAAAATATCTCCTCCCGAAAAAATAGTAGAGGAACCTTTATCTGTGCTCTCTTCTGATGAAATCTCCTCAGACGTGTCAGTATCTGAAAAAATAGTCAAGGAAGAAGTTACCGTTTCTCCTTCATCCTTACCAAATAATAGTGATGAAGCGGTCGAAAATGTCTCAGAAAAGCAAATGTCTATTCAAAAGAATTCATCGGGTTCTAGGAGACGATCTGCCGTTTGGAAACACTTTTATTTGTCACCACTGGATAATTCGAAAGCAGTTTGTATCCACTGCATGAATGAATTTAGTAGAGGAAAGAATGGAAAAGATCTGGGTACCAGCTGTCTCATAAGGCACATGTGGAGAGCTCATCGGTCAATTGTATTGCAAGAAAACAGTGGTGGCACAAGCTTACCCCCTCCATATTCAGTCCCTCCTACATTATTGCCTTCTCTCTTATCAACCGATGGTGATGTCGTTTCCATTTCTCCGGGAAAAAATTGGAAGGAAACTATTTCCGTACCATCCTCACCTGAAAGAGTTTCCGAAGATGTGCAGTACTGTGTCCCTAATGGTGAATTGATAGACTGTGAGACAGCAGTTTTGCATTCTTCAGAAAATATTGGTGAAGCATCTGTATCCTCGCCTGAAAAACTTAATGACTGTCACAAAACGATTGTGTACGACTCTCCTCTTTTTTTTCAGCAGAATAAGAAGGCTATAAAACGATTGAAATCTGAGGTTTGGCATCATTTTACATTATCACCTACCGACAACTTAAAAGCTGTCTGTAGATATTGTAACTGCATGATCAGCAGAGGTAAAAAGGGGGACTTAGGAACCAGTTGCTTAATGAGGCATCTTTACAGGAGACATCCCGAAATAGTTTTAAACCAAAAAAGTTTTGACATTAGTCTTGCAAATTCTCCTTATGCTACCTTAGCGTCTGCAGAATGCTCATCCTCAAAAGTTATTGAGCTTTCAACTGCTGCACCTCATGATAATCCAATAGTTTTTCCATCAAACAGCAAAAAGACCTCAAAACTGTGGAATCATTTCTCAATTTGTTCTGCGGATTCAACTAAAGTCATATGCATGCACTGTGGGCGCACAATAAGCAGAGGGAAAAAGCCAACAAATTTAGGCACCAGTTGTCTCCTGAGGCACTTACAGAGGTTCCACAGCAATGTGTTACAGAATAATGGTGTTTCAGAAGCCTTACCATCTGCTGATGGTCACATGCCAGTAAATTCCGGTTTGTCAGCCGCTACTTTCGATGAAACCAATGATAAGTTCAGTGACGTGCATCCTGTTGCCAAAAAAATTACCAGTCTTGTAGCTGAAATGATTGCACTTGATCTTCAACCATACTCTTTTGTAGATAATGTTGGTTTTAATAGACTTCTTGAATACCTGCAACCTCAATATTCATTACCATCTCCATCATACTTTTCTAGGATGGCAATACCAGATATGTATGAAAATGTGAAGCACATAATTATTTCTCACCTAAAAGAAGCTGAGAGTGGCGTAATCCATTTTACTGCAGGAATCTGGATGAGCAGTCAGACACGGGAATATTTAACACTTACTGCTCACTGGGTTACCTTTGACTCTTCATTCAAGCCACACAGCGAAGATTACCACTGTTCTGCACTTCTACACGTCTCCCAGATTGATTGTGATTATAATGGCCTGAGTGTCCAGAAGCATCTAGAGTACTTGTGGGAGTCTTGGATAACCTCATACGGCCTTCAAATAGGCATCACTGTAACAGATAATCATAGCATAGGAAAAACCCTAAATGAAAGTGATCATTCTAGTGTTGAATGTTTTGGGCACACCATTGATTTAATTGTGAATGAAGCTATTAAGAGTCAAAGAATGGTCCAAAACCTTCTGAGCATCGCGCGAAAAATTTGTGAACGTGTTCACAGATCAACAAAGGCAAAGGAAAAATTGGCAGAATTGCAAAAGGAATACGGGTTGCCTCAACATCAGTTAATTCAAGATGTTCCTTCAAAGTGGAATACATCATTTCACATGCTAGAACGTTTAATTGAGCAAAAAAGAGCCATCGATGAGCTGTCTATTGAGTGCAACTTCAGGGAGTTGATAAGTTGTGATCAGTGGGAGGTGATTCAGTCTGTTTGCCATGCTTTGAAACCTTTTGAGGCTGCTAGTAAAGAAATGAGCATGCACACGGCTACGTTAAGTCAGGTAATTCCAATGATCCACATTCTAAACCGGAAAATTGAAATGCTATTTGAAGAAACAATGGGTATAGACACCATGCTGAAGTCTCTGAAGGAGGCCATGGTTTGTCGTCTGTCGTCAACACTTCACGATCCAAGATACATTTTTGCCACTCTTCTGGACCCTCGGTACAAGGCATCCCTATTTGCTGAAGAAGAAGCTGAGGAATATAAACTTGGGTTAATCAGGGAACTGGAAATCTTAAATTCTACCTCAGATGATACACCTGTTGTCAATGGGTGTACCAAGCATTCTCCACCCAACCACAAGGATGACAATATCTGGTCACTTATGGCCAATATAAAAAGATCCAAGAATTTAAAAGAGAAATTACCTGAAGACATTGTGTTTGCTTACCTAGAAGAAGAAGTGCTTGAGCATAACTGTGATCCACTAACATATTGGAACTTGAAAAAATCCTCCTGGCCGGTTTTGTCAAAACTGGCAGTGCGATTTCTTGGCTGTCCGCCAAGTGTTATTCCTTCCGAGAAACTGTTTAACACCTCAAACGAAAGTGGCAATTTTAATCAGTCTAGGTTAATGATGGAACACTTTGAGCAGCTAATTTTTTTAAAGGTTAATCTCCCGTTGATTTACTTTCAGTATTGA